In Salvelinus fontinalis isolate EN_2023a chromosome 8, ASM2944872v1, whole genome shotgun sequence, the genomic stretch cctgcccgtactcccgctctccacggtaagcctgggaagtgggcgcaggtctcctacctgcccttggcccactatctcctagcccccccccaagaaatttttgggaattactcacgggcttttttggcttccgtgccagacgcgttccctcatagctccggttcctctccccggtagcctctgctctcctcagtgcctccacctgttcccacggcttttcgggcttccagccacgtctccttgctgcctcctcaaaccaccgctcctgggctttagctgcctccctctcttcctgtgaaCGGCGATTTTCttctgccttagcccagggaccttctccattcattatctgttcccatgtccagaaatcctttctctcctgtcccttactccgtttcgttttcctttgccgcttggtcttagcttgttggtgggtgattctgtaacgggtgacgctctcctcatcctcagatgaggtgaggagagaaggatcttcagaccaaaacgcaggctcagggaaataagccatctttattaaacacgatgatggcaaaacacgaaacgaaacaaacactttccaaactacaaaataacaaaacgacgttgacgagacctgaacataaacttacataactaaacataaacttacgtacaggtaacagacgacatcgaaacgaaaacgaaacaaacaaacgctacagtcccatgtggtacgaacagacatacggacacaggagacaatcacccacaaacaaacagtgagaatgccctacctaaatatgactcttaattagaggcaaacgcaaaccacctgcctctaatcaagagccataccaggcaaaccgaaaccaacatagaaacagataacatagaatgcccacccaacctcacgtcctgaccaactaacacacaaaaactaacataaataggtcaggaacgtgacagcctgTCCATAGCCTAAAGATCAGCCTGTCCATAGCCTAATTATCAGCCTGTCCATAGCCTAATTATCAGCCCGTCCATAGCCTAAAGATCAGCCTGTCCATAGCCTAAAGATCAGCCTGTCCATAGCCTAATTATCAGCCTGTCCATAGCCTAATTATCAGCCCGTCCATAGCCTAAAGATCAGCCTGTccacagcctaatgatcagcctgtccatagcctaaagatcagcctgtccatagcctaatgatcagcctgtccatagcCTAAAGATCAGTCTGTccatagcctaatgatcagcctgtccatagcCTAAAGATCAGTCTGTccatagcctaatgatcagcctgtccatagcCTAATGATGAGCCTGTCCATAGCCTAATGATGAGCCTGTCCACAGCCTAATGATGAGCCTGTCCACAGTCTAATGATGAGCCTGTCCACAGCCTAATGATGAGCCTGTCCACAGTCTAATGATGAGCCTGTCCATAGCCTAAAGATCAGTCTGTCCATAGCCTAATGATGAGCCTGTCCACAGTCTAATGATGAGCCTGTCCATAGCCTAATGATGAGCCTGTccacagcctaatgatcagcctgtccacAGTCTAATGATGAATAGTCAGACACATCCAACAGGTTTTAAAAGAAAAccgatttatttatttactagcaagCAATGAAAACGTGAATTGTATAAAAGAGCATCAAACGACAGttggaaagaggaggagatgtaGACAAAGTTAGCAAAACTATTGCTTATAATCATTTCTAAACACTCCCGCTATTAGATAACTTTGATTTCATATAGATAAACTTTAATAAAAATGAATCAAAAATTAATGTAGACTTATTTAAATGGGTTTActggttattttattttttcttcaTCCATAACTGTAAGTTACATGGTTATCAATTACCGTCACAACCCTATGCAAACTCTTAAAGTACCTGGTCTTGTAAAGACATTCACTGAGGTACAAACCTGCCAGACCACTGCTTTGCATCCTGGGTGTCGGATGAGGTGTGTGTTGAGCTCATCGACAACTTCGGTGATGGCCTCAGGAGAGAAGGCCTGTTGTAGACTGAACACCAAAGCACGGGTCATCTCCTCTGCTTGTCTCCTGCCCATCACCTGAGGAAGGAATGATCACATTGAGAGCTAAAGGAGGATATGATCCCTGTTAGTTTTAAATTCAATCAGGTAAAATGTGGTAATATCAATATTTCAGTATCTGGTTCATCTAAAAGCAGAAGCAAGCACACAGATAATTTGCATTTCCTGGTTGTGTTGAAGGTGACTCACCATTCTTCTAAGTGTGGCCTCACTGAGCATAGAGGCAGGCTGGGCCTGGTTGCTCTGAGCCCAGGAGCCCCCCAGATACCCCCCCAGGAGGCTGGGGATGGCACTACTGGGATTGAGAAGGCACTCCATGAAGGATACAGCAGGCTGTGGTTTCGGGACCCTTACGGATCCATACTCCATCTCCCATTCTCCCCTGCGTTCCTCGATGGGACCTCtttctaattcctcctcctccacggcATCATAGCTGCCTTTGAAATAGCTGTTGACGTAATTAGCCATGTATGCATAGTTCTCACCGAAACTGGTTGTGATGTTACTGATGTGGAAAAGGGATTTGGGACGGATGGGTGGATCTTCCTGCTTTAGCCCTGTGGGTGATTGTTCATGTCTGTAAGTAGAAGATTTAGAACACTGCTGTTGATACGTCCTGCTGTTTGGCATGTGGTCCGCAACCAGATGTTCTGTTTGAGGTGGTGGTAGTTCAGTTTCGTCTGTAACCGTTTTGGCTCCAAAGTATCTGTTGACGTGCTGGGCAAAGTGAAGGTagccctctgcctctccctcccagTTGTTGGAGATATCAGCACTTTCAATGGCTGGTTTCTGAATGGCTGTGGTCTGAGCTACAGCTGCACTAGTCTTTAAATGAGCCGCTTCAGTTTCCTTTACACTTTCAATGTAACTGATTTTTATtgttttcctcctcctcatcctcctggtCGACACTCTGCTTGAAGCCAGATCCTCCAGAGTTTCTTCCAGAGTTGAACCTAGGACGTCTTGTGCCAAACCTTTGGTGAACACTGACTTTAGGTGTTCATGTGATGAGTTTATGTGATGAGCAACATAACTGTAACTTTCTCCAAACCTGGTGGCAATGGAACTGATGTGAAATAACTGCAGTCCACCATATCGCAGGGGGGCGGAGCttgtctctgtctggctgtctgacgTCTCAAGATCGTTTTCATTTTCCAAAggctgctgtgttgttgtctcacTGTCCTCCGATGCTCTTCTCTCCCTGGCTACCCTGTTACTTTGACTACGCCTCTGTGGCCTGCTGCCCAGATTCTCCTGAGTTGTGACGACAAACCCCACATTCCCAGCAACAGAGGACAGCTGGGTCACATCCTTTCTCTTGAAGTAAATATTGATGTGTCTGGAGAGGCGATTAAACGAATCACCCAGACAAAGCATGCTCAACTGAAAGGGTGTCTGGCTGTCCTCCTGAAGGCTGTCCTCCTGAAGGACCCCGATGGGGGCCTCAGCCTTCAACACATCCCTACTAGAGGTTGAGTAGACACGGGCCGCCTGGGAGTATATCATCCCTCTGGTACCACCCCCAAGGAGGTACTCAGCGGTCAAGCTCATGTGCTTGAACCTCAAGCTCTTAGGGGCTCCTTTCCTGGCAAAGCtgggaggcaggggagaggaaGGCAAGGAGCAGCTACGGAAGTCCAAGGCTAGGGGTGTCTTGGCCAGGTGAGGGAAGGTTCTAAGGATGGTTATGAGGTACCTGAGCTTGCAGAACAGTCTTAACGTCCTCCCTCCCAGGTGACTCACACACAGGTTTATGTTGCGGAACCGACCCATCTTTAGCTTGGATGTAGCCGGCTGGAGACAAAGACAACCAACGGTGGGCTAGGAGCTGGGCCTGTATTGGCTTAGGCTTAGATATCAGAATCATTTGGTCCCTGTAAATCACAAGAGGGAGAGGTAAGTAGGTGCTCCCACCAAAACTGGGATAACTCTAGTTTTAACTATGCTTTCTGGAAAGAAACTATTTTCCCAGGGGAACAAAAAGTTACTTTTGAGGTGACTACAACTATTTGAATAACAGATCCCAAAAAAGTACTACTTCTGTaaactatttgaatacagatctcaGAAAGCAACAATTTTTTTAAAATGATTTGAATACAGATCTCAGAGAGTAGCTACTTCTGTaaactatttgaatacagattTCAGAGAGTAGCTACTTCTGTaaactatttgaatacagatctcaGAGAGTAGCTACTTCTGTaaactatttgaatacagatctcaGAGAGTAGCTACTTCTGTaaactatttgaatacagatctcaGAGAGTAGCTACTTCTGTaaactatttgaatacagatctcaGAGAGTAGCTACTTCTGTaaactatttgaatacagatctcaGAGAGTAGCTACTTCTGTaaactatttgaatacagatctcaGAAAGCAA encodes the following:
- the LOC129860801 gene encoding calcium-independent phospholipase A2-gamma-like gives rise to the protein MGRFRNINLCVSHLGGRTLRLFCKLRYLITILRTFPHLAKTPLALDFRSCSLPSSPLPPSFARKGAPKSLRFKHMSLTAEYLLGGGTRGMIYSQAARVYSTSSRDVLKAEAPIGVLQEDSLQEDSQTPFQLSMLCLGDSFNRLSRHINIYFKRKDVTQLSSVAGNVGFVVTTQENLGSRPQRRSQSNRVARERRASEDSETTTQQPLENENDLETSDSQTETSSAPLRYGGLQLFHISSIATRFGESYSYVAHHINSSHEHLKSVFTKGLAQDVLGSTLEETLEDLASSRVSTRRMRRRKTIKISYIESVKETEAAHLKTSAAVAQTTAIQKPAIESADISNNWEGEAEGYLHFAQHVNRYFGAKTVTDETELPPPQTEHLVADHMPNSRTYQQQCSKSSTYRHEQSPTGLKQEDPPIRPKSLFHISNITTSFGENYAYMANYVNSYFKGSYDAVEEEELERGPIEERRGEWEMEYGSVRVPKPQPAVSFMECLLNPSSAIPSLLGGYLGGSWAQSNQAQPASMLSEATLRRMVMGRRQAEEMTRALVFSLQQAFSPEAITEVVDELNTHLIRHPGCKAVVWQEKAAVQLLRQRRSHREDQELQCVIRETLALIGYVDPVKGRGIRVLSIDGGGTRGVVPLQVLKQLEAETGKQVHQLFDYICGVSTGAVLAFMLGLARFSLEECADMYRRFGSDVFRQNPLVGTMKMGWSHSYYSTETWEMILREKMGDQVLIKTARDELSPKVSAVSAVVNWGTSPKAFIFRNYNHSPGRLSRYAGGSGYQMWQAVRASSAAPGYFQEFPLHSDIHQDGGLILNNPCALAVHESRLLWPNQPYQCVLSLGTGRYDNAKRSPGTSTSLRAKINHLICSATDTEGVHTLLDDLLAPDVYFRFNPMLSAEVSLDESSIRAMEQLQADTQVYLDRNKPKMARLCKVLGQERTALSHTKDWVSERAWEMQQSWV